One stretch of Chitinivibrionales bacterium DNA includes these proteins:
- the rseP gene encoding RIP metalloprotease RseP, with protein sequence MILQIIIGILILGILVLIHEAGHFLAAKANGIRVLTFSIGFGPPLFTWSRGEDNTQYQISSIPFGGYVHMAGENPEEENPEPDSFSAKPVWRRAVVAIAGPAANLVFSFILLFALFLAGTQHSLYLDNTTIGAVAENSPAARTELQPGDSIVALNGNPVGSWEGIQKLLTRVSPPFSLTVIRNSEPTTVQLGSPRDKSTPDPIYGLRPPFPAVIGGVVENSPAEKFDIPENSRILEVNGENIHSWFQFTDIIMDYDTVMGPLSLTLKKNERTFTVEMTPEYSESRERYLLGLKPAQPETQVIRYPPGKSIERAANRSWEYATLIFVVIKKLITGEVDTGQLAGPVGIVQMSAAAADVGLQAVLAFTALIGINLAILNLLPLVITDGGMLLFLAIEKIRGRPLSTKKRALINRIAVAFFIALFLYVTLNDLLRIQNGFTFGR encoded by the coding sequence ATGATTCTACAAATTATTATCGGCATACTTATTCTGGGAATTCTTGTTCTTATTCATGAAGCCGGTCATTTTCTGGCGGCAAAGGCAAATGGAATCCGGGTGCTTACTTTTTCAATAGGGTTTGGGCCGCCACTTTTTACCTGGAGTCGCGGAGAAGATAATACACAATATCAGATCAGTTCAATTCCATTCGGGGGATACGTTCACATGGCCGGTGAAAATCCCGAAGAGGAGAATCCCGAGCCTGATTCTTTTTCTGCCAAGCCGGTCTGGCGCCGGGCGGTGGTTGCTATTGCCGGTCCTGCGGCAAATCTGGTTTTTTCTTTCATCCTCCTTTTTGCGCTTTTTTTGGCCGGGACACAGCACAGTTTATATCTTGATAATACCACTATCGGTGCGGTGGCTGAAAATTCCCCGGCTGCCCGTACAGAACTTCAACCCGGCGACAGCATTGTGGCGCTCAACGGAAATCCGGTTGGAAGCTGGGAGGGGATTCAGAAACTGCTGACACGGGTTTCACCGCCCTTTTCGCTCACGGTGATACGGAATTCGGAACCTACAACAGTTCAACTCGGATCTCCCCGGGATAAATCGACCCCGGATCCCATATATGGACTCCGCCCGCCTTTCCCGGCCGTCATCGGTGGTGTGGTTGAGAACTCTCCTGCAGAGAAATTTGACATTCCAGAAAACTCACGAATCCTTGAAGTAAACGGCGAAAATATCCACTCATGGTTTCAGTTTACCGACATTATAATGGATTACGATACGGTAATGGGGCCCTTATCACTCACGTTGAAGAAAAACGAGCGTACGTTTACTGTTGAAATGACACCGGAATACAGCGAATCCCGGGAACGGTATCTTCTTGGATTGAAACCCGCACAACCGGAAACACAGGTTATCCGGTATCCTCCGGGAAAATCGATCGAGCGAGCGGCAAATCGGTCGTGGGAATATGCCACCCTGATCTTCGTTGTTATTAAAAAATTGATAACCGGTGAGGTCGATACCGGTCAGCTTGCAGGACCGGTGGGAATTGTTCAAATGTCCGCTGCGGCAGCAGACGTGGGACTTCAGGCGGTTCTGGCATTTACCGCTCTGATTGGCATTAATCTGGCTATCCTCAACCTTCTTCCGCTGGTTATCACCGACGGCGGTATGTTGCTATTTCTGGCAATCGAAAAAATTAGAGGGAGACCACTGTCGACAAAAAAACGGGCATTGATAAATCGTATCGCCGTGGCATTTTTTATTGCCCTGTTTTTGTATGTAACCCTAAACGATCTCCTGAGAATACAGAATGGCTTTACTTTCGGCCGGTAG
- a CDS encoding NAD(P)-binding protein, with product MRIVIIGGGFAGRAAAHSLRKLGRYHRILLFDRHPYTTMIPALPDFAGGKLEESMLKGTLRKRTPGAISFVNRAVDHINLDSHTVTSGSEHWKYDKLIMACGSKTDFHGFSPSGGTVYPLDSLPASAQIRRDFPAYLQKKGAQSHLIISGGGYNGLELGCSLKRMAEQKGGHCRVTIVEMLDKILAFLPAHLHRHVMAFIDRAGIEVMTGTKIDEYDGAQVTLSNGTQIKDPFMCWTAGTKFAVDNVSAVNASRLKDGRFKVESTLQVKSYPDVYAAGDAAAIKKGSSYLRKAVNFSLYSGSMAGKNCAAELTDNPQKPFYPLDPGWIIPMCKTSVGKIFGIIPVSGVTGLRLHYFMCGYRNYSLFNFLKFGTRFFRPLGM from the coding sequence ATGCGGATAGTAATCATTGGCGGAGGATTTGCCGGAAGGGCTGCAGCACATTCGCTTCGGAAGCTGGGGAGGTATCATCGTATCCTGCTTTTCGACCGCCATCCCTATACAACGATGATTCCTGCCTTACCCGATTTTGCCGGGGGGAAACTGGAAGAAAGCATGCTCAAAGGAACTCTTCGGAAGAGAACGCCTGGGGCGATCTCTTTCGTTAACAGGGCTGTTGATCATATCAATCTCGATTCCCATACTGTCACAAGCGGAAGCGAACACTGGAAATACGACAAACTGATTATGGCCTGCGGATCGAAAACCGATTTTCACGGTTTTTCCCCGTCGGGCGGAACAGTCTACCCCCTCGATTCGCTTCCTGCATCAGCACAAATCCGGCGCGATTTTCCGGCCTATCTCCAGAAAAAAGGCGCGCAGTCGCATCTGATCATATCAGGCGGAGGATACAATGGTCTTGAGCTTGGATGTTCTCTGAAAAGGATGGCCGAACAGAAGGGGGGCCATTGCCGGGTAACTATCGTTGAAATGCTTGATAAAATCCTTGCGTTCCTTCCCGCTCATCTGCACAGGCATGTTATGGCATTTATCGATCGTGCCGGTATCGAAGTGATGACCGGAACGAAAATCGATGAGTATGACGGCGCTCAGGTGACGCTCAGTAACGGTACACAGATCAAAGATCCCTTTATGTGCTGGACCGCAGGAACAAAATTTGCCGTTGATAATGTTTCTGCCGTTAATGCTTCGCGGCTTAAGGATGGACGGTTTAAAGTGGAGTCCACGCTGCAGGTGAAATCCTATCCTGATGTCTATGCTGCAGGCGATGCCGCGGCAATTAAAAAAGGTTCTTCCTATCTCCGAAAAGCAGTCAATTTTTCATTATATTCCGGTAGTATGGCAGGGAAAAACTGCGCCGCCGAACTGACCGACAACCCTCAAAAACCATTTTACCCTCTCGATCCCGGCTGGATCATTCCTATGTGTAAGACCAGCGTAGGAAAGATTTTCGGAATAATTCCGGTTTCCGGCGTCACCGGCCTTCGTCTGCACTATTTCATGTGCGGTTATCGCAACTATTCCCTTTTTAATTTCCTGAAATTCGGCACCCGCTTTTTCAGACCACTGGGAATGTGA
- a CDS encoding T9SS type A sorting domain-containing protein: protein MHPGRNKGIQLRWQSPSQYYSYVPQSQLLPPGSVSAKSDFRPMTASEISVRRIAGKLHIATGTDKLSRIELITLNGRLVDQIKCRGNALLPTDNLAQGAYMARLITPHGVATRRFIIR from the coding sequence ATGCACCCCGGACGGAACAAGGGTATCCAGCTCCGCTGGCAGAGTCCATCGCAGTATTACAGCTATGTGCCTCAGTCACAGCTTTTGCCGCCGGGTTCGGTTTCGGCAAAGAGTGATTTCCGGCCAATGACCGCCTCCGAAATTTCTGTCCGGAGAATTGCCGGAAAACTCCATATTGCCACCGGCACCGACAAACTGAGCCGTATTGAGCTTATCACGCTCAACGGAAGGCTTGTTGATCAAATCAAGTGTCGCGGAAACGCCCTGCTGCCAACCGACAACCTGGCACAAGGCGCCTATATGGCCCGACTTATTACCCCCCACGGCGTGGCAACCCGGCGGTTTATAATCCGATAG
- a CDS encoding PKD domain-containing protein, with product MISKREISCKFARYVLRVANTIKPRESCRSVNSIPTALAVALILVSSNIHAAGNWLIYGDQSCIIRKDILSTGASYNHPANITQLANGDLIIVTVAGQSEGESTQIGAFKSTDQGGSWGSLINVSTVGEYFDPTVQQADNGDVYCFYYDNCCNDHKFRVSTDGGNTWGAEKDISAMAGVADDQLQAGEQSNCLQHPNGDWLCGWSQTYNGGQGYTSHIAKGNLGNPSAWAKHFAVDQFWNPDFLVVNPANTSNGHFQEIVAFCRNEFHNEGPKWAKSQDGGRTWSSFSWVDPSENVGCPANEGISFGAAGTGVSLDLGTAGSPSGNLTGWHIIAHGSDARYCPESGCSQTLCKRYFMRVWIGNNPLDASSWQEKLEFRESSAGDENADCSIIQAQDRKIHLIWTGRGSSAVRYVKIDPDVLTGGTAPSNQYPNASITANPTSGEAPLVVDFDASGSSDPDGDALSYSWNFGDGSTGSGMMTSHTYSSASAYTATVTVNDGNGGSDQASVTITVDPSSVNNSPTASFTANPTSGEEPLTVNVDASGSSDPDGDALSYDWNFGDGSTGSGVTASHTYNSAGSYTITLTVNDGNGETDQASTGITVNPAGSTNNPPVADINAIPTSGEAPLMVNFSASGSIDPDGDNLSYSWNFGDGASSTEESPVHSYNDAGSYTVILTVNDGSGGSDQAIVTITVTQPGGGGMVTLNPEADASIECEENPGTTYDVAEMTASGDDAWTIFMRYDLSGISSVVSATLRVYVSRNWYQNRFSQRVHFVSNDSWNETMITCNTAPAKSGQITSNNGSGENVWVEFDVTATVDAEKGGKLTLALDDSDGQWKIHSKENTNKPELVVETGSGSTNNPPSADFIANPTSGEAPLTVTFDGSSSTDPDGDALTYTWDFGDGATGSGEVVDHTYTTDGVYTVVLTVSDGNGGSDQMSTNIEVYAGNQAPSASFSATPTSGDAPLTVDFDASSSSDPDGDPLSYTWNFGDGATGNGITTSHSYSSAGTYTATVTVNDGNGGSDQSSATITVTEPYVNNPPAASFTADPVDGYAPLTVNVDASGSSDPDGDALSYSWDFGDGATGSGVNASHGYSEAGSYIITLTVSDGNGGSDQATESISVSSPPVSGDPMIATGIVANVGNTWQTVTLPYTYTSMVVVCTPVYTNSQEPSIVRVRNASGSSFDIRGDATDGSLSGAVDVSYIVVEEGVYTASNHGITMEARRFLSSRTDDNNSWVGEQVSYSQSYANPVVLGQVMTYNDSRFSVFWSRGTSVGNPPSSSTIYIGKTVCEDGTIARNNETLGYIVFEAGSYTVGDMTLSTAVGSDIVQGVTNSPPYSYSHSLSNAIGAVAVLTAMDGNNGGWAVLYGSDPVGASSLDLAIDEDQESDIERDHTTEQVAYVIFASGSEPPTNNPPSANFTADPASGEAPLDVTVDASGSSDPDGDNLSYTWDFGDGVSSSGMTAGHTYTTAGNYTITLTVSDGNGGSDQATTAISVSSQPANNAPSASFTAMPTSGEAPLAVSVDASGSTDPDGDALSYSWNFGDGVSSSGPTASHTYTSAGNYTITLTVNDGNGGSDQATEAIAVSTPSGGGTVTLNPEADASIECEENPNTNYDVVE from the coding sequence ATGATCAGCAAAAGGGAGATTTCATGCAAGTTCGCGCGGTATGTACTGCGTGTCGCAAATACGATTAAACCGAGGGAATCGTGTAGATCGGTAAATTCTATACCCACAGCGCTTGCAGTGGCGCTTATTCTGGTATCATCAAACATTCATGCAGCCGGGAACTGGCTTATCTATGGTGACCAGTCCTGCATCATTCGCAAAGATATTCTTTCCACCGGAGCATCGTATAACCACCCGGCAAATATCACACAGCTGGCCAACGGCGATCTGATTATTGTCACGGTAGCCGGGCAGAGTGAAGGTGAATCCACGCAAATCGGTGCATTCAAAAGTACCGATCAGGGGGGATCCTGGGGTAGCCTGATTAATGTATCGACAGTCGGCGAATACTTTGACCCCACCGTGCAGCAGGCCGACAACGGTGATGTTTACTGCTTTTACTATGACAATTGCTGCAACGATCATAAATTCAGGGTATCGACCGACGGCGGTAACACCTGGGGCGCAGAAAAAGATATCAGCGCTATGGCAGGGGTTGCTGATGATCAATTGCAGGCAGGTGAACAGAGCAACTGCCTTCAACATCCCAACGGCGACTGGCTCTGCGGATGGTCGCAAACCTATAATGGGGGACAGGGATATACAAGCCATATTGCTAAAGGTAATCTGGGAAATCCCTCTGCTTGGGCAAAGCATTTTGCCGTCGATCAATTCTGGAACCCCGACTTTCTTGTTGTCAATCCGGCAAATACGTCTAATGGGCATTTTCAGGAAATTGTCGCATTTTGCAGAAATGAGTTTCATAATGAAGGGCCTAAGTGGGCTAAATCACAGGATGGCGGGAGAACATGGAGTTCGTTTAGCTGGGTTGATCCTTCGGAAAATGTCGGCTGTCCAGCAAATGAGGGTATCTCATTCGGCGCAGCGGGAACCGGGGTAAGCCTGGATCTTGGGACCGCCGGTTCTCCATCGGGCAATCTCACCGGATGGCATATAATTGCGCATGGAAGCGATGCACGCTACTGCCCCGAATCCGGCTGTTCGCAAACATTATGTAAACGCTACTTTATGCGGGTATGGATCGGTAACAATCCGTTGGATGCATCGAGCTGGCAGGAAAAGCTCGAATTCAGGGAATCATCGGCCGGCGACGAAAACGCAGACTGCAGTATTATCCAGGCGCAGGACAGAAAAATCCATTTGATCTGGACCGGTCGCGGATCGAGCGCCGTCAGGTATGTGAAAATAGATCCTGATGTTTTAACAGGAGGTACGGCTCCCTCAAATCAATATCCGAATGCATCCATTACCGCCAATCCCACTTCTGGAGAAGCACCCCTGGTCGTCGATTTCGATGCTTCGGGTTCATCCGACCCCGACGGCGATGCTTTGAGCTACAGTTGGAATTTTGGTGATGGTTCCACCGGCTCGGGGATGATGACTTCGCATACCTATTCCAGTGCCAGCGCCTACACTGCCACAGTGACGGTCAATGACGGTAACGGCGGTTCCGATCAGGCGTCGGTTACCATAACGGTCGATCCGTCATCGGTAAATAATTCGCCCACCGCATCATTTACGGCAAATCCCACCAGTGGTGAAGAACCATTGACGGTCAATGTCGATGCTTCGGGTTCATCCGATCCCGACGGGGATGCTTTGAGCTACGACTGGAATTTCGGTGACGGTTCAACGGGCTCAGGTGTAACGGCGAGTCATACCTATAACAGTGCCGGTTCCTATACCATTACCCTGACAGTCAATGACGGAAACGGCGAAACCGATCAGGCCTCTACAGGAATTACCGTCAATCCGGCAGGTTCGACGAATAATCCTCCTGTTGCCGATATTAATGCTATCCCGACCTCGGGTGAAGCGCCGCTTATGGTCAATTTCAGCGCTTCAGGCTCGATCGATCCCGACGGAGACAATCTTTCCTATAGCTGGAATTTCGGTGATGGTGCTTCATCAACGGAAGAATCACCGGTACACAGCTATAATGACGCCGGAAGTTACACAGTTATCTTAACCGTCAATGACGGCAGCGGCGGCAGCGATCAGGCGATCGTTACGATCACCGTCACGCAACCCGGCGGCGGGGGAATGGTAACGCTCAATCCCGAAGCCGATGCTTCGATTGAATGTGAAGAAAATCCGGGCACAACCTATGATGTCGCTGAAATGACCGCTTCAGGTGATGACGCATGGACCATATTTATGCGCTATGATCTTTCCGGGATTTCATCGGTTGTATCCGCTACGTTGCGGGTCTATGTTTCCAGAAACTGGTATCAGAACCGGTTCTCACAGCGGGTACATTTTGTTTCGAATGACAGTTGGAATGAGACAATGATTACCTGCAATACGGCCCCGGCGAAAAGCGGACAGATCACATCGAATAATGGAAGCGGTGAAAATGTCTGGGTAGAATTCGATGTGACCGCAACGGTCGATGCCGAAAAAGGCGGGAAGTTAACCCTGGCACTTGATGACAGCGATGGCCAGTGGAAAATCCATAGTAAAGAGAACACCAATAAGCCCGAGCTGGTTGTCGAGACCGGAAGCGGATCGACCAACAATCCTCCCTCGGCGGATTTTATCGCAAATCCGACTTCGGGTGAAGCACCGTTGACCGTTACGTTCGATGGTTCATCATCGACCGATCCTGACGGTGATGCTTTGACCTACACCTGGGATTTTGGTGACGGCGCTACCGGAAGCGGTGAAGTTGTTGACCATACGTACACTACGGATGGTGTTTACACGGTGGTATTAACTGTCAGTGACGGCAACGGCGGCAGTGATCAGATGTCAACAAATATCGAAGTGTATGCCGGAAACCAGGCGCCTTCAGCATCCTTTTCGGCAACACCAACTTCCGGTGATGCACCGTTGACGGTTGATTTCGACGCTTCGTCGTCATCCGACCCCGACGGCGATCCGTTGAGCTATACCTGGAATTTCGGTGACGGCGCTACCGGCAATGGAATTACAACAAGCCATAGCTACTCATCCGCGGGAACCTACACGGCAACGGTAACGGTTAACGACGGCAACGGCGGCAGTGATCAGTCGAGTGCGACAATCACGGTTACCGAGCCTTATGTCAACAATCCACCCGCCGCATCCTTTACCGCCGATCCTGTTGATGGGTATGCGCCCCTGACGGTCAATGTCGACGCTTCAGGATCAAGTGATCCCGATGGTGATGCATTGTCCTATAGCTGGGATTTTGGTGACGGCGCTACCGGCTCGGGGGTGAATGCATCGCACGGCTATAGCGAAGCCGGAAGTTATATCATAACCCTTACGGTGAGTGACGGTAACGGCGGAAGCGACCAGGCAACCGAATCGATTTCGGTTTCATCACCTCCTGTTTCCGGTGATCCCATGATTGCGACAGGAATTGTAGCCAATGTTGGAAACACATGGCAAACGGTAACACTTCCCTATACATACACCTCCATGGTTGTTGTCTGCACGCCGGTTTACACTAATTCACAGGAACCTTCGATTGTAAGAGTGAGGAATGCATCCGGCAGCAGTTTTGATATTCGGGGCGATGCAACCGACGGCTCGCTGTCTGGTGCTGTGGATGTCTCCTACATTGTTGTTGAGGAAGGTGTGTATACGGCTTCCAACCACGGTATCACCATGGAAGCGAGGCGTTTCCTTTCCAGTCGTACCGATGATAACAATTCATGGGTCGGCGAACAGGTTTCTTATTCCCAGAGCTATGCAAATCCTGTTGTTCTGGGTCAGGTAATGACCTACAACGACAGCCGGTTTTCAGTGTTCTGGAGCAGAGGAACATCAGTGGGAAATCCGCCTTCGAGTTCAACGATCTATATAGGAAAGACTGTCTGTGAGGACGGCACGATTGCGCGCAATAATGAAACCCTCGGGTATATCGTGTTTGAAGCCGGTTCGTATACTGTTGGCGATATGACTTTGTCGACTGCTGTTGGTTCCGACATTGTACAAGGTGTTACCAATTCACCGCCCTATAGTTATTCTCATTCCCTGAGCAATGCTATCGGCGCCGTAGCGGTATTAACCGCCATGGACGGTAATAACGGCGGATGGGCAGTGCTTTACGGAAGCGATCCTGTGGGAGCCTCGTCGCTGGACCTTGCAATCGATGAAGATCAGGAAAGCGATATCGAACGCGATCACACAACCGAACAGGTTGCCTATGTTATATTTGCCTCGGGATCGGAACCGCCGACAAACAATCCTCCCTCCGCAAACTTCACTGCAGATCCTGCATCCGGTGAAGCACCACTTGATGTAACCGTCGATGCATCGGGTTCCTCCGACCCCGATGGCGATAACCTTTCCTATACCTGGGATTTTGGTGACGGGGTATCATCGAGCGGGATGACGGCCGGCCATACCTATACAACTGCCGGCAATTATACAATTACCTTAACCGTGAGTGACGGCAACGGCGGTTCAGACCAGGCGACTACGGCCATTTCCGTGTCGTCCCAACCTGCTAATAATGCACCGTCTGCATCATTTACCGCTATGCC